From a single Labrenzia sp. PHM005 genomic region:
- a CDS encoding elongation factor G: MANNNNGKVTSGGREPRCVALVGPFGSGKTSLLEAILARTDKVDRQGTVADGNTIGDGSAEARAHGMSVELNFADAEYLGDQFHFIDCPGSVEFLGEMDSALSGADLAVVVAEDDERKVPALQLILKALEARAIPRVLFLNKIDKSTRRVHDVLNLLQPASDVPLVLRQIPIWEDGQATGFIDLALERAHVYHEKEESTVIDMSDEDRAREHEARFTMLEHLADHDDSLMEALLEDIAPDRDRVFADLVNEMQDGLICPVFFGSGEHGNGVTRLLKALRHEVPGVDRLKNRILDDQSGSALQVIKTLHTQHGGKLSVARILEGQAADGDNLVMKDGTEVKISGLFSLFGQHVNKIATAGKGDLVGLGRLDEVHTGDVLSLEGSGLTSLDQLEPRQPVLAIAIEAGQRKDEVRLSAALTKLVEEDGSLTVQQNQTTGETLLSGQGEMHLRVAQERLSGKYGLEVTAHTPHVPYSETIRSSTKIRGRHKKQSGGHGQFGDVLLEINPLPRGEGIQFSDRITGGVVPKQYIPSVRDGVLDALSQGSLGFPVVDLSVCLVDGSYHSVDSSDQAFKMAGILAIREGLPECKPVLLEPIHKVVVACPSDATARINAIVSARRGQLLGFDARPGWNGWDEVQALMPEAEIGDLIVELRSATAGVASYTDEFDHMAELSGKAADQALQKSGKQAA, encoded by the coding sequence ATGGCGAATAACAATAATGGAAAGGTAACCTCGGGCGGCAGGGAACCGCGCTGCGTGGCGCTGGTCGGCCCCTTTGGCAGCGGCAAAACCAGTCTGCTGGAGGCGATCTTGGCGCGCACTGATAAGGTTGACCGGCAAGGGACGGTTGCCGATGGCAATACGATCGGGGACGGCTCTGCAGAGGCGCGTGCCCACGGCATGAGCGTGGAGCTCAACTTTGCCGATGCAGAATATCTCGGAGACCAGTTTCACTTTATCGACTGCCCGGGCTCCGTTGAGTTTTTGGGCGAGATGGATAGCGCGCTTTCTGGAGCAGATTTGGCTGTTGTCGTGGCTGAGGATGATGAACGCAAGGTTCCTGCCTTGCAGCTGATCCTCAAAGCTCTCGAAGCCCGCGCCATTCCGCGGGTTTTGTTTTTGAACAAGATCGATAAAAGTACCCGGCGGGTTCACGATGTCCTGAACCTCCTCCAGCCGGCGTCTGACGTGCCGCTTGTCCTGCGGCAAATTCCGATTTGGGAAGATGGCCAGGCGACCGGATTTATCGATCTGGCGCTAGAACGGGCGCATGTCTATCACGAGAAAGAAGAAAGCACCGTGATCGACATGTCCGATGAGGACCGGGCGCGGGAGCACGAAGCCCGCTTCACCATGCTGGAACATTTGGCCGATCATGACGACAGTCTGATGGAAGCCCTGTTGGAAGATATTGCACCTGACCGGGACCGGGTCTTCGCTGACCTTGTCAATGAGATGCAGGACGGCTTGATTTGCCCTGTGTTCTTTGGATCTGGGGAACACGGCAACGGCGTGACCCGGCTTCTAAAAGCGCTGCGCCATGAAGTGCCCGGTGTTGACCGCCTGAAAAACCGGATTTTAGACGATCAATCCGGAAGTGCGCTGCAGGTGATCAAGACCCTTCACACCCAGCACGGTGGGAAACTGTCTGTCGCCCGGATCCTGGAAGGTCAGGCAGCAGACGGCGACAATCTGGTGATGAAGGATGGCACGGAAGTCAAAATTTCCGGTCTTTTCTCTCTCTTCGGGCAGCATGTGAACAAGATTGCAACGGCCGGTAAAGGGGACCTTGTTGGTCTAGGACGCCTGGATGAAGTTCATACCGGCGACGTGTTGAGCCTTGAGGGCAGTGGTCTTACCAGCCTGGACCAACTGGAACCGCGGCAACCGGTGTTGGCAATCGCGATCGAGGCGGGCCAGCGCAAGGACGAAGTGCGGTTGTCGGCGGCACTCACCAAGCTGGTGGAAGAAGACGGCTCTCTGACGGTTCAACAAAACCAGACGACCGGCGAAACTTTGCTTAGCGGCCAAGGGGAAATGCATCTGCGTGTCGCGCAGGAGCGGTTGTCCGGCAAATACGGGTTGGAAGTCACAGCGCATACGCCGCATGTTCCCTATTCTGAAACCATCCGTAGCAGCACCAAGATCCGTGGGCGCCACAAGAAACAATCCGGTGGTCACGGCCAGTTCGGCGATGTGCTGCTTGAGATCAATCCCCTGCCGCGCGGTGAGGGCATTCAGTTCAGTGATCGGATCACCGGCGGTGTTGTGCCCAAGCAATATATTCCCTCTGTGCGTGATGGCGTGTTGGATGCCTTGAGCCAAGGGTCCTTAGGGTTCCCAGTGGTGGATCTTTCGGTCTGCCTGGTCGACGGTTCCTATCATTCCGTCGACAGCTCAGATCAGGCCTTCAAGATGGCAGGTATCCTGGCCATTCGGGAAGGGCTTCCTGAGTGCAAACCAGTGCTGCTAGAGCCGATCCACAAGGTTGTGGTTGCGTGCCCGAGTGATGCAACAGCGCGGATTAATGCCATTGTTTCGGCGCGGCGCGGGCAGTTGCTCGGCTTTGATGCAAGGCCAGGCTGGAACGGCTGGGATGAGGTCCAAGCTTTGATGCCAGAAGCGGAAATCGGCGACCTCATTGTGGAACTGCGCTCGGCGACGGCTGGGGTTGCCAGTTACACAGATGAGTTCGACCATATGGCTGAACTCTCAGGGAAAGCGGCTGACCAGGCACTGCAGAAGTCCGGCAAACAAGCTGCTTAA
- the msrP gene encoding protein-methionine-sulfoxide reductase catalytic subunit MsrP produces the protein MNIFKKRSWELPEREATPEHVYLNRRALLAGIAGSGALIGSGLGIRPAFAEEDPSAGLYPVTRNAAFTLDRPLTDEDVASKYNNFYEFGSHKQIWPAAQSLEIRPWTVTLDGFIDNPQTLDIDDLLAKMPLEERLYRHRCVEAWSMAVPWSGFPLAELVKLAGPQTGAKYLRFETFLNPEVASGQKQSWYPWPYVEGLTLAEATNELAFMATGIYGKPLAKQFGAPIRLVTPWKYGFKCIKSVVRISFTDQRPVSFWEEIQPKEYGFWANVNPSVPHRRWPQASEKLLGTDERRNTLLYNGYEEQVAGLYKNMTGELLFM, from the coding sequence ATGAACATTTTCAAAAAGCGTAGCTGGGAACTTCCGGAGCGCGAGGCAACACCGGAACATGTTTATCTGAACCGGCGAGCACTGCTTGCCGGCATTGCTGGAAGCGGCGCTTTGATTGGTTCCGGTCTTGGTATCCGTCCGGCCTTTGCCGAGGAAGATCCGAGCGCAGGGCTTTACCCGGTAACACGCAACGCGGCCTTCACACTCGACCGGCCGCTTACGGACGAAGATGTCGCGTCAAAATACAACAACTTTTATGAGTTCGGTTCTCATAAGCAGATCTGGCCAGCGGCCCAGAGCCTTGAAATCCGTCCTTGGACGGTCACCCTTGATGGCTTCATCGACAATCCGCAGACCCTTGATATTGATGACCTTTTGGCGAAAATGCCTTTGGAAGAGCGGCTCTACCGACATCGCTGTGTTGAAGCCTGGTCCATGGCTGTGCCGTGGTCCGGTTTCCCGTTAGCTGAGCTGGTCAAATTGGCCGGACCGCAAACAGGCGCAAAGTACTTGCGCTTTGAAACCTTCTTGAATCCGGAAGTGGCCAGTGGCCAGAAACAATCCTGGTATCCGTGGCCCTATGTCGAAGGGCTGACCCTGGCAGAAGCCACCAATGAACTCGCCTTCATGGCAACGGGGATTTACGGCAAGCCTCTTGCAAAACAATTCGGCGCTCCGATCCGATTGGTCACGCCCTGGAAGTATGGCTTTAAATGTATCAAATCGGTGGTCCGAATTTCCTTCACAGACCAGAGGCCGGTGAGTTTCTGGGAAGAAATTCAGCCGAAGGAATATGGCTTCTGGGCGAATGTGAACCCGTCGGTTCCCCATCGGCGGTGGCCGCAAGCAAGCGAGAAACTTCTCGGCACCGATGAACGCCGCAATACGCTTCTGTATAATGGCTATGAAGAGCAGGTCGCCGGATTGTACAAAAACATGACTGGTGAGCTTTTGTTCATGTAG